A window of Vigna unguiculata cultivar IT97K-499-35 chromosome 4, ASM411807v1, whole genome shotgun sequence contains these coding sequences:
- the LOC114180623 gene encoding exocyst complex component EXO70B1, which translates to MENNVNENSSSVPQKEENINTGDTTQLPVLESEDKSDAKSDAKPDAESDAKPEAESDAKPEAESDTKPDAKPEAESDAKPEGEADGKPDGETEKATDSERDTEKEESKEEEEKEKEKNEEEKEETVEAEPESPIPSLEKVLDEIDQFLVTLQQKVDAKESTPLEIPNFIPVFLHLVEQKIVKYDTGETKWGETIEDDSSLLGCANRVSRLMNHFIEYSRSHAVEEQEEGEEKVVRIDFMVNGISVIQQRVMSFLEDEFRTLMEESRNPNKSDSKGKQQADSLESEPFEESILEFPGFAEEAIANLNKIAKEMVASGYENECSQVYALSRRHALEDGMNKILGYEKLSIDEIQRMQWETLEREIPTWINTWKECTSVWFPGERKLVEMVFGNEADIVVGLMGNISRSIVIQLLNFGESIAMTKRAGEKLFKLLDMYETLRDAIPIMETLFPDDIMGEIKTETTSAKCRLGEAAVLIFCDLENSIKSETGRTPVAGGAVHPLTRYIMNYLRLACEYKDTLEEVFKEHSKIERADSTSRPRYETDDSKSKSENRHREDESPFAAQLMRVMELLDSNLEGKAKLYKEVALSCIFMMNNGRYIVQKIKGSAEIYEVMGETWCRKRSTELRTYHKNYQVETWSKILSCLSPKGLSDHGKVQKPVLKERFKGFNAGFEEIHKTQSMWVVSDEQLQSELRVSISALVIPAYRSFLGRFSQYLDPGRQTEKYVKYQPEDIEAYIDDLFDGNAHARR; encoded by the coding sequence ATGGAAAACAACGTGAATGAGAATTCTAGCAGCGTTCCTCAAAAAGAGGAGAACATCAACACTGGCGATACTACTCAGTTGCCGGTTCTGGAATCTGAAGACAAATCCGACGCCAAATCCGATGCCAAACCCGACGCCGAATCCGATGCCAAACCGGAAGCCGAATCCGATGCCAAACCCGAAGCCGAATCCGATACCAAACCCGATGCCAAACCCGAAGCCGAATCCGATGCCAAACCCGAGGGCGAAGCCGACGGCAAACCGGACGGCGAAACTGAAAAGGCCACAGATTCGGAACGAGATACGGAAAAGGAAGAATCCAAAGAGGAggaggaaaaggaaaaggaaaaaaatgaagaagaaaaggaggaaACTGTGGAGGCTGAACCGGAATCTCCGATTCCGAGTCTGGAGAAGGTTTTAGATGAGATTGACCAATTTCTCGTGACATTACAACAAAAAGTCGACGCCAAAGAATCAACCCCATTGGAAATCCCTAATTTCATCCCCGTTTTCTTGCATCTGGTGGAACAGAAGATAGTGAAGTACGACACGGGTGAAACGAAATGGGGAGAAACAATTGAAGACGATTCCTCGCTTTTGGGATGCGCGAATCGCGTTTCGAGGCTGATGAACCATTTCATAGAGTACTCGCGGAGTCACGCGGTGGAAGAACAAGAGGAGGGGGAGGAGAAGGTGGTCCGAATAGACTTTATGGTCAACGGCATCAGCGTGATTCAGCAGCGCGTGATGTCGTTTTTGGAAGACGAGTTCCGTACACTGATGGAAGAATCTAGAAATCCAAATAAATCAGACTCAAAGGGGAAACAACAGGCAGACTCCTTAGAGTCCGAGCCATTCGAAGAAAGTATTCTCGAATTCCCAGGTTTCGCCGAGGAAGCCATTGCGAATCTCAACAAAATCGCTAAGGAAATGGTAGCCAGCGGTTACGAAAACGAGTGTAGTCAAGTCTACGCACTTTCGCGGAGGCACGCGTTGGAGGACGGCATGAACAAAATTCTAGGGTATGAGAAACTCAGCATAGACGAGATTCAGAGAATGCAGTGGGAGACACTGGAGCGCGAAATCCCAACATGGATCAACACCTGGAAGGAGTGCACCTCTGTATGGTTCCCCGGCGAGCGAAAGCTTGTGGAAATGGTGTTCGGCAACGAAGCTGACATCGTGGTGGGCCTCATGGGTAACATTTCCCGCTCAATTGTCATTCAGCTGCTTAATTTCGGGGAGAGCATTGCCATGACAAAGCGCGCCGGGGAAAAACTCTTCAAACTCTTAGACATGTACGAGACTCTACGAGACGCCATTCCAATAATGGAGACCTTGTTCCCGGACGACATAATGGGGGAAATCAAGACCGAAACGACATCCGCAAAATGTCGTCTCGGCGAGGCGGCGGTGTTGATATTCTGCGACCTGGAGAATTCGATTAAATCGGAGACTGGAAGAACTCCGGTAGCGGGAGGCGCGGTGCATCCTCTGACACGTTATATCATGAACTACCTAAGGTTAGCGTGTGAGTATAAAGACACATTGGAGGAAGTGTTCAAAGAGCATTCGAAAATCGAGCGTGCGGATTCAACAAGCAGGCCTCGCTATGAAACCGATGACAGCAAATCGAAGAGCGAGAACAGACACAGAGAGGATGAGTCGCCGTTTGCAGCACAATTAATGCGGGTGATGGAGCTTCTGGACTCGAATCTGGAAGGGAAGGCGAAGCTGTACAAAGAGGTTGCGTTGAGCTGCATTTTCATGATGAACAATGGAAGGTACATAGTGCAGAAGATAAAAGGTTCTGCGGAGATCTACGAAGTGATGGGAGAAACGTGGTGTCGTAAGAGATCGACGGAGCTGAGGACATACCACAAGAACTACCAGGTGGAGACGTGGAGCAAGATTTTGAGTTGCCTGAGCCCTAAAGGATTAAGCGATCACGGGAAGGTGCAGAAGCCGGTGTTGAAGGAGCGGTTCAAGGGGTTCAACGCAGGGTTTGAGGAGATCCACAAGACACAGAGCATGTGGGTGGTGAGCGATGAACAGCTTCAATCGGAACTTAGGGTTTCCATTTCTGCACTCGTTATTCCTGCGTACAGATCCTTCTTGGGGAGGTTTTCGCAGTATTTGGATCCGGGGAGACAAACCGAGAAGTATGTAAAGTACCAACCTGAGGATATAGAGGCTTACATTGACGATTTGTTCGATGGGAATGCACACGCGCGTCGCTAG
- the LOC114180396 gene encoding uncharacterized protein LOC114180396 isoform X2, whose amino-acid sequence MRHGGGKRRRVAPKPFVVLCALVTGLLGLLVLAFRPLEDAPSTLVPFARASEFNGSSSDGGTSVEGVVAFQRVAEKGCKTVEEMGEDFGRGVGKESLRVRKIIENHFVANGASRVRDFPPEQFCRHGFVLGKTAEAGFGNEMYKVLTAAALSVMLNRSLIIGQTRGKYPFGDYISYSNFTFTVKEIKHLWRQKGCESKYGRELVMRIDDFNKPLETNVLCSNWKKWKQPIIWFQGTTDSVAAQFFLKNIYSQMRIAAFNLFGDPQVLGLRPNVFGELMRVLISPSEDVEAAVNWVIGGGENPDISLHMRMLMNRSARAVQAVLRCLKKAIQSQHLMSSRPKVLHFDYDQFRGSMSKGMRISDFRRKDWGSAPRWVAFVDFFLASRAKFAAISGAHRRVGTTYAQLIAALAAAYNLGDKSGSRFLFFSSFQSNLLRDGLKHQVGWGHVWNRYGGPLSCRNQANQCAFTPVLPSAWWDGLWQSPIPRDINRLASYGIRLSGLGNVDNDSLKSQCKKRKHVVRTITFKL is encoded by the exons ATGAGACACGGCGGAGGAAAGAGGAGGCGCGTGGCGCCGAAACCATTCGTCGTTTTGTGTGCACTGGTGACTGGTTTGTTAGGACTGTTGGTGCTCGCGTTCAGGCCCTTGGAAGATGCCCCTAGCACTCTCGTGCCTTTCGCGAGAGCTTCGGAGTTCAACGGTTCTTCTTCCGACGGAGGGACGAGCGTGGAAGGCGTGGTGGCGTTTCAGCGCGTGGCAGAGAAGGGGTGCAAGACGGTGGAGGAAATGGGGGAGGATTTCGGAAGAGGAGTTGGGAAGGAGTCTCTGAGAGTGAGAAAGATTATCGAGAATCATTTTGTTGCCAATG GTGCTTCAAGAGTCAGGGATTTTCCCCCAGAGCAGTTCTGTAGACATGGCTTTGTTCTTGGGAAGACAGCTGAGGCAGGGTTTGGGAACGAAATGTACAAGGTCTTAACTGCTGCAGCACTTAGTGTAATGTTAAACCGCTCCTTGATCATCGGTCAGACCAG AGGAAAATATCCTTTTGGAGACTACATTTCTTATTCCAACTTTACTTTTACGGTGAAAGAAATTAAGCATTTGTGGAGACAGAAAGGTTGTGAAAGCAAATATGGGAGGGAACTGGTTATGAGAATTGATGATTTTAATAAACCATTGGAAACAAATGTTCTCTGTAGCAACTGGAAGAAATGGAAGCAACCCATCATATG GTTTCAAGGCACTACTGATTCTGTGGCGGCAcagtttttcttaaaaaatatatactctCAGATGAGGATTGCTGCTTTCAATTTGTTTGGTGACCCACAAGTTCTTGGTTTACGACCGAATGTTTTTGGGGAGCTCATGAGGGTTCTCATATCCCCTTCAGAAGATGTTGAAGCAGCTGTAAATTGGGTTATTGGTGGTGGGGAGAATCCTGACATCTCATTGCATATGCGGATGCTTATGAATAG GTCTGCAAGAGCTGTGCAGGCAGTGTTGCGTTGCCTGAAAAAAGCCATACAAAGTCAGCATCTAATGTCATCAAGACCAAAG GTTCTTCATTTTGATTATGACCAATTCAGAGGAAGTATGTCTAAAGGTATGCGCATTTCAGATTTTAGAAGGAAGGATTGGGGTTCAGCGCCAAGGTGGGTTGCGTTTGTCGATTTTTTTCTTGCTTCTCGTGCAAAATTTGCTGCCATTTCTGGAGCTCACCGGCGTGTTGGCACTACGTATGCTCAATTAATTGCTGCACTGGCAGCTGCATACAATCTAG GGGACAAGTCTGGTTCAAGGTTTTTATTCTTTAGCAGTTTCCAGAGTAATTTGTTAAGGGATGGCCTGAAGCATCAGGTTGGTTGGGGCCATGTGTGGAACAGATATGGTGGTCCATTGAGTTGTCGCAACCAGGCCAATCAATGTGCCTTCACACCAGTTCTGCCCTCTGCTTGGTGGGACGGTCTTTGGCAGTCTCCAATTCCAAGGGATATTAACCGTCTTGCTTCTTATGGCATCCGATTATCTGGTCTTGGCAATGTTGATAACGATTCCCTTAAAAGTCAATGTAAGAAAAGGAAACATGTCGTACGAACCATTACCTTCAAATTGTAG
- the LOC114180396 gene encoding uncharacterized protein LOC114180396 isoform X1, with protein MRHGGGKRRRVAPKPFVVLCALVTGLLGLLVLAFRPLEDAPSTLVPFARASEFNGSSSDGGTSVEGVVAFQRVAEKGCKTVEEMGEDFGRGVGKESLRVRKIIENHFVANGASRVRDFPPEQFCRHGFVLGKTAEAGFGNEMYKVLTAAALSVMLNRSLIIGQTRGKYPFGDYISYSNFTFTVKEIKHLWRQKGCESKYGRELVMRIDDFNKPLETNVLCSNWKKWKQPIIWFQGTTDSVAAQFFLKNIYSQMRIAAFNLFGDPQVLGLRPNVFGELMRVLISPSEDVEAAVNWVIGGGENPDISLHMRMLMNRSARAVQAVLRCLKKAIQSQHLMSSRPKVVLVSDTPAVVKNIMSMSNISEFAEVLHFDYDQFRGSMSKGMRISDFRRKDWGSAPRWVAFVDFFLASRAKFAAISGAHRRVGTTYAQLIAALAAAYNLGDKSGSRFLFFSSFQSNLLRDGLKHQVGWGHVWNRYGGPLSCRNQANQCAFTPVLPSAWWDGLWQSPIPRDINRLASYGIRLSGLGNVDNDSLKSQCKKRKHVVRTITFKL; from the exons ATGAGACACGGCGGAGGAAAGAGGAGGCGCGTGGCGCCGAAACCATTCGTCGTTTTGTGTGCACTGGTGACTGGTTTGTTAGGACTGTTGGTGCTCGCGTTCAGGCCCTTGGAAGATGCCCCTAGCACTCTCGTGCCTTTCGCGAGAGCTTCGGAGTTCAACGGTTCTTCTTCCGACGGAGGGACGAGCGTGGAAGGCGTGGTGGCGTTTCAGCGCGTGGCAGAGAAGGGGTGCAAGACGGTGGAGGAAATGGGGGAGGATTTCGGAAGAGGAGTTGGGAAGGAGTCTCTGAGAGTGAGAAAGATTATCGAGAATCATTTTGTTGCCAATG GTGCTTCAAGAGTCAGGGATTTTCCCCCAGAGCAGTTCTGTAGACATGGCTTTGTTCTTGGGAAGACAGCTGAGGCAGGGTTTGGGAACGAAATGTACAAGGTCTTAACTGCTGCAGCACTTAGTGTAATGTTAAACCGCTCCTTGATCATCGGTCAGACCAG AGGAAAATATCCTTTTGGAGACTACATTTCTTATTCCAACTTTACTTTTACGGTGAAAGAAATTAAGCATTTGTGGAGACAGAAAGGTTGTGAAAGCAAATATGGGAGGGAACTGGTTATGAGAATTGATGATTTTAATAAACCATTGGAAACAAATGTTCTCTGTAGCAACTGGAAGAAATGGAAGCAACCCATCATATG GTTTCAAGGCACTACTGATTCTGTGGCGGCAcagtttttcttaaaaaatatatactctCAGATGAGGATTGCTGCTTTCAATTTGTTTGGTGACCCACAAGTTCTTGGTTTACGACCGAATGTTTTTGGGGAGCTCATGAGGGTTCTCATATCCCCTTCAGAAGATGTTGAAGCAGCTGTAAATTGGGTTATTGGTGGTGGGGAGAATCCTGACATCTCATTGCATATGCGGATGCTTATGAATAG GTCTGCAAGAGCTGTGCAGGCAGTGTTGCGTTGCCTGAAAAAAGCCATACAAAGTCAGCATCTAATGTCATCAAGACCAAAGGTTGTATTGGTGTCAGATACACCTGctgttgttaaaaatatcatgtCTATGTCTAACATAAGTGAATTTGCAGAG GTTCTTCATTTTGATTATGACCAATTCAGAGGAAGTATGTCTAAAGGTATGCGCATTTCAGATTTTAGAAGGAAGGATTGGGGTTCAGCGCCAAGGTGGGTTGCGTTTGTCGATTTTTTTCTTGCTTCTCGTGCAAAATTTGCTGCCATTTCTGGAGCTCACCGGCGTGTTGGCACTACGTATGCTCAATTAATTGCTGCACTGGCAGCTGCATACAATCTAG GGGACAAGTCTGGTTCAAGGTTTTTATTCTTTAGCAGTTTCCAGAGTAATTTGTTAAGGGATGGCCTGAAGCATCAGGTTGGTTGGGGCCATGTGTGGAACAGATATGGTGGTCCATTGAGTTGTCGCAACCAGGCCAATCAATGTGCCTTCACACCAGTTCTGCCCTCTGCTTGGTGGGACGGTCTTTGGCAGTCTCCAATTCCAAGGGATATTAACCGTCTTGCTTCTTATGGCATCCGATTATCTGGTCTTGGCAATGTTGATAACGATTCCCTTAAAAGTCAATGTAAGAAAAGGAAACATGTCGTACGAACCATTACCTTCAAATTGTAG